The genomic interval TCTGCACCAGGAACACCGACGGATAAAATCAACGTCAGTATGAGTGGCGGTAGTATCTCTGGATCAGGAGGAAAATACAATGTCCGGGTAACTTCACCGGGAACGGCGCGCATATCGGTATCCGCAGAGGTAGCTCCCGGAAAGACTCAGACACTGAGTACAACTGAGTTCCGTGTAAAAAGGATACCTGACCCAATTGCTAAATTTGCTGGAAAGACAGGTGGAACGATGGCAACCGTTGCACTGAAAGCACAAAATGCGGTCTTTGCGTCGTTAGAGAACTTCGATTTTGATGCAAAATTCAATATTACCAAATTCAGCATGATCATTGCGAAACCTAGGGCAGATGCAATTGTACTATCGACGAATGGAAATAACCTGAGTGGAAGTATGAAATCTGCACTGAATGGCATAGTTCCGGGAACCAGAGTAATATTTGACAACATCATTGCGGTGGGACCTGACGGTTCACCCAGACAATTAAATGCTGTAGCACTAACTGCTAATTAGTACCACAGCATTTAATATTTTATTATAAAACTTACTGGATTGGGGTCGGCTCTTCAGAAACGGGGGCCGACTCTTCTATTACAGGTTGTTCTACGGCTTCACTATTTGGAGCTGCCTGCTCAGCCTCATACCCTTCTAACTCTTCGGGGTTAATACCTTTAGGAGCTGACCAAAGTCGTTCTTTGTAAGCTTCCAACTTATCTTCGATTTCACGTGCATCTTGAACTTGTTGTTCGGCTGTTTCAGCATATTGAAAGTTCTGTTGCATACCAGGAGATGATTCACGAATAATCGTACTGGCAAACTTACGCTGTACAAATAGATCGTCCATACTCATGTCATAGAGCCCACGATCGGGATCCGACACGTCAACTTTCACTAAAGTATAGCGAAGTTGTGGGAAATAGAGCCAAAAGGCAGGTGTGGCACCGACTGACTGAGCTAACTCTGCTGACGAATTTATATCCATTAACGGAGCGACGCCGATAATACGCGTTTCCAGACGACCTCTTTGCTTATCAAAGAAAATATCCTCTTTAATCCTGAACTTGGTTACACGTTCTGGGTTAAACTCATTTAATGCCATCTGTGCGTCAATCTGATTTCCTTCATCATCAAAAATAGGCACTAACACACTGTCTGCAAAGCGGGCAACCCCTTCTTTCGCAGTCATTTTGGTTTGAAAAGAATCATCTTCGGGACTATAGGGCGTTAATTTCCCTTCATTAATCCCTTTCATAATTGCCTCAATTAAGGAAGAGCCAGGCGTTGCAAAAATATAGTTCTCTTCATTCGATAAATCAATATCTCTCCATACGCGCTTATAAAAACGAATATTTTTCATGTTTATCGCCGGGTACGCAAAAGGCACAGCATCTTCCAAGTTGTTAGCCTGGTAGAAGCCATCTGTAACCGGAATTGTGTCGATAAGAAGATCGCCAGCAGCCGTGTCTGTCGGCGTTCTCTGCATGACAACTCCACCTTCTTCAAAAACAGGTTCTGTTGTTGTCATGGTATCTTGCTCTGAAACTGGTTGTTGGGGCGGAACATCAACTTCCTGTTGAGCCATTGCCTGACTAAACCCAAATAATAAAGCAGTTGCTACTAATATTTTCATCTGTTGGTATTTTAATTCTACACTTAATATCTTCTTGTCTTGCTTTGGCTTGTCGGCATCTCAAATGCAGACATCACACAACGGAAACCTATATATGAATGAGGTTCGTAATCAACCACATAATTACGGGTTTCACTATTCAGCTGTTCGCCATTATCTTTCCAGGAACCACCGCGTACAACTTTCCTTTTCAGAGCATCACTATCTTCTTGATCTGCATCGTAAAGAAGCACGGGATTTAAATCATTTACGAAAGCAACGGCAGACGGGCTATAAGCATCCAGTGTCCATTCGGCAACATTTCCTGCCATGTTATATATTCCAAAAGCATTGGGTGTATAAGATTTTACCGGAACGGTAAATGTTGCTCCATCTCGAGAATAAGTACCTTCACCTTGTTTATAGTTCACTGCTAATTTTTTCTTACCCCCCTCTCCCTCAATCGTCATGCGCGTTCCAGACGCCGTATCCCGAGGGTCTAATTTACCTTCTGCAGCGTACTGCCATTGTGCTTCTGTGGGGAGACTGAATGTAAGTTGATATCCACTTAAATAGGAATTTTTCATCAGGGTTGCCATCAGTTCTTTACCCCGCCAGTCTGTGTACGCCCGGGCTTGTCTCCAGGTAACGCCAACAACCGGATAATAATCAAAGGATTCGTGTGTAAAGTAGTTGGCATCCATTGAGACCAGCTGAGAGTTCGGAAAGTCTTTAGACCAAATATCTTCAACCGGCATCACGGAAACAGTATCCGTAACGTATTCCTTCTCCAGATTACCTTGAGATTTTAAATAGGAAAAACGATATTTAACAACATCTTCATTCAAGGCTCTTCTTGATCCTTTCATAACGATCATCGGAGCTAAACGCTCCTGAATGGAGGGGTCGTTGCTTCTCCATAGAGGGGAAACTTTCCTGACACGTTCCCAATTAATCTGCCTTTCGCCAATCTCCTCACCTGTAACGTCCAGAAAATATTGGTCATCGTTTAAATAATCAGTCACCGCAATCGAGTCTGCAACCCAATTTACAAAGGCTCTGTATTGCTTGTTAGTAACTTCAGTTTCATCGATAAAGAAAGCGCTCAAACTTATATTCTTACCAACGTTCCCACTGTCCAATGAGCTTTTATACAAGATCGTCCCAGAGGGAACATACACCATTCCCGGAGGCGCGGGAAGTTCGCCGCCCCTAAAAGCTGAAACCTTTGGTGCTTTATAAAAGTTATTTGATTTACAAGCCGCAACAAAGGTAATAAAGGCCAAAAAGCCAGCAATATACAAATGAGACTTGAACCTATGTTTCAGATTTTTCTTATCCATATGTTATAGTTTATGTGCTTTATATATTATCGATTAAATAATGCCATTTTAACGCCTAAAGACAAATAGGAGTACTGATCATTTTTTTTGTTGATAACACCATCCAAATTATCCTTCGGTAGCAAAGAATGTTGATAATTTAAATTAATAGCCCATTTTGGGCCATAAAGTGAACGTCCTAACGGAATATCCAAACCAATATTCAAAGGAATCACCAAGTTCTCAGAATTCAGGTCATCGGTAATTTCGCCGCCCATATTGCTGATGGATTCGACGTAATTAGGGTCGATGCTATTTTCTATCGAATTTTTAATAAAACCAACACCTCCACCCAAGTAGATATTTGCTAAAATCTGATTTAAGATGCTGGCACGAAGTGTATAATTACTGTAATTATCAGGGAGAGAAAGAAATTGACCCAGACGCACTTTAACGTTCCCGCTAAGTGTGTAGTAGCGATTTTCAAAGTCACTATTCCATCCATAGGCACTTAGAATACCTTTTTCACCATGTATACCAACGGAAATGAATGGTGTAATTAATCCGTCTACATCGACATGCCCAGCGAAACGGATGTCACTGTTACCTAAATCAGCCAAACTTAATGTACCGCCTGCTCCGACACCCACGCTTACGGGACGCGAGAATTGTGCAAAGGCAGTATTTACGAAGAAAAGGGAAACTATCCCAAAAACTAAAAATACACTTTTTTTCATATGTTATTTTTCTATTTAAAACCGTTATCCCTAAATCATTTATAGAGTATTATTAATGGTATAACTTATACCATTAAACGAAAAGGAACTGTTTTTATTTTTCCCATTGAAAATTTGTCCAAGAGGCGACGCAGGCGATAATACCATAACTTTGTGGCCATCAACGAGCAGCTGCCCCAGACTGATCGATAAATAAAACAACCCTCGGTTCGTATCGATCAGTGAACCAAGGACAACCTGATCATTGGAGTTTATATCCTCAAGCTGCTCCAGTTGAAAAAGTGCTTTCTTTGCTTCCAATAACTGAGATTGATTTCGTTCAATTTCTTGTTGCATCATTTCTCGTGTTGTCTCATACTTATCACCGGCACTGCTTTTGGTATCCTCGGCACCAGCATGCTCTGCTTGTTCGATGGCTACCTCGATGTTTGCTACCCTTTCCCTAATTTGCTGATGACAAGATTGGAAAACCAGCTTTTTGAGTTCATCATTTATTTGTGAATTCATTATTTATTTGCTCCATTTAAATCCCGCTCCATAGATTATCCAGAAAAACTTAAAACAACAAGCAATTACCCTGCCTTAATTCACCCCTCGACTTTACTTCCGTTCGCCTACCTGTTGGCGCCACATTGCATAATAAAGTCCTTTCTGTTCTAACAATTCCACATGAGAGCCTACCTCAGACACTTTTCCCCGCTCAAGCACATAAATCAGATCAGCATGCATGATCGTTGATAATCGATGGGCAATCAATATCGTAATCCGCTCTTTGCTCAAAGAAAGTTCACGAATAGTCTGTGTAATTTCATCTTCCGTCAATGAATCCAATGCAGAAGTCGCTTCATCAAAAATAAGTAAACGCGGCTGTCGTAATAAAGCACGGGCAATAGAAATACGCTGCTTTTCGCCCCCGGACAGCTTTAATCCGCTTTCTCCAAGAACCGTATTAATCCCATCTTCGGATCGTGCTAATAAATGATCACATGAAGCTTTGTGAAGCGCATCTAAAATCTCGTCGTCAGTAGCATCTCCTTTAACAAAAAGCAGGTTCTCTTTAATCGTACCAGCGAAAAGCTGGGTGTCTTGCGTAACAAAGCCAATTTGCCGGCGTAAAACATTATAGCGTATTTCCGATGATAAATATTCGTTAAACAAAATATTCCCTTGTACTGGCCGGTATAAGCCTACCAACAATTTGACAAGTGTAGACTTTCCAGAACCAGAAGGCCCCACAAAGGCAACAGTCTGACCTAAATCCACGTGAAAAGAAATACCGTCAATTGCATTTACTGCGGAACTTCGATGCCTGAACACAACATCGTTAAAAGAAATACGAGTTAGCGCACCCAGCTCTTTTGGGTTTTCGGGCCTTCGTTCAATCGGCTTTTGCATCAATTCGTCAAAATTGTTGACCGAAGCTTCGACTTCGCGGTAACTAAGAATAATATTTCCCAAATCCTGCAATGGAACAAAAATCGAAGTCGAAATAAATTGCATGGTTATTAATTCCCCTGTGGTTAAAATATCACGAAAGATTAGCCATAAGAGTATAAACAAGATAGACTGACGCAAAATATTTAGTGTTGTTCCCTGCAAAAAAGAAAGAGTTCTCACTCTTTTGGTTTTTAACATTTCCAACTCGTAAATACTTCTCGTTTGTGCGTTTAACTTTCTTATTTCAGGAAATGTCAAGCCTAAACTTTTCACCAATTCGATGTTTCTAAGTGATTCAGTAATCACTCCAGCCATTTTATTGGTTTCTCGGTTAATTGTTCGCTGCACCGTCTTAATCTTCTTACTAAGCATACCTGTTAATG from Pedobacter indicus carries:
- a CDS encoding 3-oxoacyl-ACP synthase → MNSQINDELKKLVFQSCHQQIRERVANIEVAIEQAEHAGAEDTKSSAGDKYETTREMMQQEIERNQSQLLEAKKALFQLEQLEDINSNDQVVLGSLIDTNRGLFYLSISLGQLLVDGHKVMVLSPASPLGQIFNGKNKNSSFSFNGISYTINNTL
- the porK gene encoding T9SS ring complex lipoprotein PorK/GldK, giving the protein MDKKNLKHRFKSHLYIAGFLAFITFVAACKSNNFYKAPKVSAFRGGELPAPPGMVYVPSGTILYKSSLDSGNVGKNISLSAFFIDETEVTNKQYRAFVNWVADSIAVTDYLNDDQYFLDVTGEEIGERQINWERVRKVSPLWRSNDPSIQERLAPMIVMKGSRRALNEDVVKYRFSYLKSQGNLEKEYVTDTVSVMPVEDIWSKDFPNSQLVSMDANYFTHESFDYYPVVGVTWRQARAYTDWRGKELMATLMKNSYLSGYQLTFSLPTEAQWQYAAEGKLDPRDTASGTRMTIEGEGGKKKLAVNYKQGEGTYSRDGATFTVPVKSYTPNAFGIYNMAGNVAEWTLDAYSPSAVAFVNDLNPVLLYDADQEDSDALKRKVVRGGSWKDNGEQLNSETRNYVVDYEPHSYIGFRCVMSAFEMPTSQSKTRRY
- a CDS encoding ABC transporter ATP-binding protein, which codes for MRILWKYFKVQRWWILLALLLAGVAQLLTLIDPIIFGKIVDEYANNINNLSEQERIDGVLYWLGIAVAFALAARLAKAFQEYFTRLAVQRFGMQIFNDGLKQTLRLSFQEYEEQRSGETLSVLQKVKVDTERFLNSFINILFSSIVGLGFLVWYSVSKNWLLVPVFVIGILLLGSLTGMLSKKIKTVQRTINRETNKMAGVITESLRNIELVKSLGLTFPEIRKLNAQTRSIYELEMLKTKRVRTLSFLQGTTLNILRQSILFILLWLIFRDILTTGELITMQFISTSIFVPLQDLGNIILSYREVEASVNNFDELMQKPIERRPENPKELGALTRISFNDVVFRHRSSAVNAIDGISFHVDLGQTVAFVGPSGSGKSTLVKLLVGLYRPVQGNILFNEYLSSEIRYNVLRRQIGFVTQDTQLFAGTIKENLLFVKGDATDDEILDALHKASCDHLLARSEDGINTVLGESGLKLSGGEKQRISIARALLRQPRLLIFDEATSALDSLTEDEITQTIRELSLSKERITILIAHRLSTIMHADLIYVLERGKVSEVGSHVELLEQKGLYYAMWRQQVGERK
- the porN gene encoding type IX secretion system ring subunit PorN/GldN, coding for MKILVATALLFGFSQAMAQQEVDVPPQQPVSEQDTMTTTEPVFEEGGVVMQRTPTDTAAGDLLIDTIPVTDGFYQANNLEDAVPFAYPAINMKNIRFYKRVWRDIDLSNEENYIFATPGSSLIEAIMKGINEGKLTPYSPEDDSFQTKMTAKEGVARFADSVLVPIFDDEGNQIDAQMALNEFNPERVTKFRIKEDIFFDKQRGRLETRIIGVAPLMDINSSAELAQSVGATPAFWLYFPQLRYTLVKVDVSDPDRGLYDMSMDDLFVQRKFASTIIRESSPGMQQNFQYAETAEQQVQDAREIEDKLEAYKERLWSAPKGINPEELEGYEAEQAAPNSEAVEQPVIEESAPVSEEPTPIQ